The sequence TCGACGCAGTCCTCGAACACGGCCAGCCGCTCGGACTCCAGCCGCGCGACATCGGCGTCGAGCCTCGGCACGTGCAGCCCGGCCAGCACCGGCCCCCGCCACTGCGCGAGCGCCCGCCGGTAGTGCCCCGCGGCGGTGACGGCGTCCCCCGCCCGCTTCCCCTCGGCGGCGGCCGACCGGAAGACGAGCAGGTCGAGCTCGTCCGGCTCGACGTGCAGCCGGTAGCCGAGCGGCCCGTGCTCGACGCGGAGGCCGTCGATCCGCTCGCGCAGCCGCGACAGGTAGGTGTGCAGGTTGGAGGTGTGGGACTTCGGCGGCCCGCCCGGCCACAGCGCTTCGACCAGCACGTCGACGTGGACGTGCTGGTTGGCGTTGACCAGCAGCACGGCCAGCAGCGTGCGCTGCCGCTCGCCCCGCAACGCGACCCAGTGCCCGGGCGGCCCTTCGACGGCGAGCGGCCCGAGCACGCCGAAGTGAGCCATGTCCGCCCTCCCGAGTACCGGAACGGCCACCGTAGCGAAGGGGTCCGACAGAAACCGGCGGCTGGCGCACGCTCGCGTCATCCAGGCGATCGATGCGCCGGCCGAGGGGCCCTGGTCTCGGGCGGCCGCTTGTCGACACCATTGCCGGGTCGAAGATCCAGAACCTGAAGGATCTGAAGGAACGTCAGGCAGGGAAGGCCGACCATGACGGAGTACAAGCGCTGGAAGGACGTTCGCGCGGCGCACGTCGAGCGGGCCGGTGGCGAGGAAGCGGTCGAGGCCGGCAAGCAGGAACTGCTCGCCACGGTCCACGGGCACCGCCTCGCCGGCTTCGAGGTGCTCGCCCGCTACGCCGCGGCTTTGGGGGGACGGCTGCACCAGGCGATCTCCTTCGACGACGGCGACATCGCCACCATCGCCTGACCGAACCGCGGGTGAAGGCCTGGCCGGTGGGGACCTGGCCGGGGCGGGTCCTCTAGGCTCCAAACCGGCAATTCGGGAACGTCGGCAGGGGAGCGGTCGTGTCAGCTGGAGGCGGAACCAAGGCGATCATCGCGGCCCTCGGGGCGAACGCCGGGATCGCGGTCGCGAAGTTCGCCGGCTTCCTCGTCACCGGGTCGTCGTCGATGCTGGCCGAGTCCGTGCACTCGCTCGCCGACACCACGAACCAGGGCCTGCTGCTGCTCGGGCAGAAGACGTCGAAGCGGGAAGCGGACGAGGAGCACCCGTTCGGCTACGGCCGCGACCGGTACTTCTACTCCTTCATCGTCGCGCTGATGCTCTTCACCTTGGGCTCCGCCTTCGCGATCTACGAAGGCATCCACAAGATCGGCCACCCGGAGCCCCTCGACTCGCCGATCGTCGCGGTGATCATCCTGCTCGTCGCGATCTGCCTGGAGGGCTACAGCTTCTACACCGCCATCGGCGAGTCGAGGAAGATCAAGGGCGACGCGAGCTGGTGGGGCTTCATCCGGCAGGCCAAGGAACCCGAGCTGCCTGTGGTGCTGCTGGAGGACGCCGGCGCGCTGCTCGGCCTCGTCTTCGCGCTCGCCGGTGTCGGGCTCGCGGTCGTGACCGGCGACCCGGTCTGGGACGGCGTCGGCACCCTCGCCATCGGCGCGCTGCTCGGGGTCATCGCGATCATCCTGATCGTCGAGATGAAGAGCCTGCTCATCGGCGAAGGCGCCAACGCCCCGGTGCTGGCGGTCATCGTCGACGAGCTCGCCGCCGGGAAGGTCGAGCGCGTCATCCACATCCGCACCCAGTACCTGGGGCCGGACGAGCTGCTCGTCGCGGCCAAGCTGGCGATGGTGCCCGGGCTCGACACCGCCGAGCTGGCCGCGGCCATCGACGACGCCGAAGCCCGCGTCCGCGCCAAGGTGCCGGTCGCGAAGCTGATCTACCTCGAGCCGGACCTCGACCGCAGCCTGGCGAAGTAGCTTCAAGATCCACTTCCGGGCGCTCGGCGAGCCGTCACGGACGTGACCCGTTAGGGTGACGTACCGCGATACACGCAGCTCAGCCGCAGGAGGTCAACGGTGCCCGGAACGGGATTGTGGCGCACTAAATCGATCGAACAGTCCATTGCGGACACCGACGAGCCGGACACCAAGCTCCGGCGGAACCTCAGTGCGTGGGACCTCACGGTGTTCGGCGTCGCGGTCGTCATCGGCGCCGGCATCTTCACGCTGACCGCGCGCACCGCCGGTGACTACGCCGGCCCGTCGGTGTCGCTGGCGTTCGTGTTCGCGGCGATCGCCTGCGCGCTGGCGGCGCTCTGCTACGCGGAATTCGCTTCGACGGTGCCGGTCGCGGGCAGCGCGTACACGTTCTCCTACGCCACCTTCGGCGAGTTCATGGCGTGGATCATCGGCTGGGACCTGATCCTCGAGCTCGCCGTCGGCGCCGCGGCGGTGGCCAAGGGCTGGTCGGTCTACCTCGAGACGGTGCTCGGCTACCTCTTCGGCAAGGGCACCACGACGACGTTCGTCGTCGGCGGCGTGACCGTCGACTGGGGTGCGCTGCTCGTCGTCGCGATCCTGACGACGCTGCTGGCGCTCGGCACGAAGCTGTCGTCGCGGGTGTCGATGGTGATTACCGGCATCAAGGTCGCCGTCGTGCTGTTCGTGATCATCCTCGGCATCTTCTACATCAAGGGCGCCAACTACACGCCGTACATCCCGCCGGGCGAGACCGGCGGCTCCGGCCAGACCGGTATCGACCAGTCGCTGTTCTCGCTGATCGCGGGCGGCGCGAGCAGCTCGTTCGGCGTGTTCGGCCTGCTCGCCGGCGCGTCGCTGGTGTTCTTCGCGTTCATCGGCTTCGACATCGTCGCGACCACCGCCGAGGAGACGAAGAACCCGCAGAAGGCCGTGCCGCGCGGGATCATGGGCTCGCTGGCCATCGTCACGGTGCTCTACGTCGCGGTGTCGCTGGTCGTCGTCGGCATGACGAACTACAAGGAACTCGCCACCAAGGCGGGCGACGGCAGCCACAAGACGCTCGCCACGGCGTTCTCCGACAACGGCGTCGACTGGGCGGCCAATATCATCTCCTTCGGCGCGCTGGCCGGCCTGACCACCGTCGTCATGGTGCTGATGCTGGGCCAGGTCCGGATCATCTTCGCGATGTCGCGGGACGGCCTGATGCCGCGCGGGCTGGCGAAGACCGGCGAGCACGGGACGCCGAAGGGCGCGACGCTGATCGTGGGCGGCCTGGTCGCGCTCGCGGCCGGCTTCTTCCCCGCGGACAAGCTCGAGGAAATGGTCAACGTCGGCACGCTGTTCGCCTTCGTGCTCGTCTCGGCGGGCGTGCTCATCCTGCGCCGGACGCGCCCGGACCTGCCGCGCGCGTTCAAGGTGCCGCTGATGCCGGTCATCCCGATCCTGGCGATCCTCGCCTGCCTGTGGCTGATGCTGAATCTGACCGTGCTGACGTGGCTGCGGTTCATCGCCTGGATGGTCCTGGGCGTGGTCATCTACTTCGCCTACAGTCGCCGTCATTCGCTGCTCGGCAAGCGGCAGGCCGACGGGACCGGCGATCCCGTGAAGCCGGCCTGATTCCCAGGTCGGCGGGGCTTTTTCGGCGCATCGTACGGAACGGCAGGTCACAAACGGGTTAAAACGATCTTGCGTAGCGCGCTCAAAGGGGGACCCCGCGTAAGAGGGGCAGTGACGTGCGATACCTTTCGTTCCTCCGCGTGCCACTGACGGGTGAATTACAGCAGTGTGGTTACACGCTCAGTGGTGCCGCGACCACAGATTTCGAAGTGCTGTCTCCCCCGCCGGTACAGGAGTTCCCCCTATGCGCAGACGTACCTTCCGCGGCGCCGTTGCAGTCATGGCGCTGACCACCGCCGCCCTCATCGGCACCGCCGGCTCCGCGCTGGCTTGCTACCCGTCGGACGGCCGCGCCACGCCGGTCCCGAAGAACGCGACCACCTGCGCGGACGCCAAGCTCCCCGGCAAGACGCTGGTCCGGTCCGACGAGCTGCCGACCGACGTCATCGACTTCACCGGCGGTGTTCCGGACAAGGACAAGTCCCTGACGATCACGGGGATCGCCAAGGGCGTCACCATCACCGCGGTCGTGGTGAAGGGCGGCGACGGCTACAACGTCTACGACGCCGGCAAGCTGGGCGACCTGCCGTGGAAGGACCTGATCTCGCCGAAGAACGGCGGGCGCCAGATCCCGACGATCAGCCACTGGTTCGTCTGCGGCACCACGAAGACGACGCCGCCGACCGAGACGACGGCGCCGACGAAGCCGTCCACCCCGGCCACCGAGACCACGAAGCCGAGCGCCCCGGCGTCTTCGGAGACGGTCGCGCCGACCAGCACCACCGCTCCGGCCGCCGTCCCGGCGGGCAACGAGTCGGGCACCGGTGGCGGCCTGGCCAACACCGGTTTCGACAACAGCTGGCTGATCTGGGTCGCGGCCCTGCTGCTGGTCGCCGGTGGCGGTCTGCTCGCGCTGCTGAAGTTCCGCCGCAAGGCTTCCGAGTAACCCTTGACGCACGAAGTTCCGTGAAGGCCTCCTTACCGGTCATAAAAGCCGGTAAGGAGGCCTTCACGGCTTTCCGAGGAAGTCGCCGAAGAGCAGGCCCTGCTCGCCGCCGGAGGGTTTGCCGAGGCCGGCGGCCATCGCGACGGCGTGGTCCCACTCCGCGTCGACCACGTAGTCCTGGTGCCGGAGCACCCCCGGCGCCCAGCGGTGCCGCCCGGTCGGGCCGCGCAGCGGGTCCGGCAGCCAGTGGTCGCCGCCGAGGATGAGGACGCCGTTCTCGTCCGCCTTCGCCTTCAGTGGCCCCGAGCCGCCGTCCGGCTGGAAGCCGACGCCGTACAGGCACCGGTCGGACACCTCGTGCCGCCAGGTCGTTACGCCGCCGCCGAAGATGTCGGTGCCGCGGCAGAGCGCGCGCCACCGGCCGTCGAGGTCGCCGAAGAGCTCTTCCAGCGCCTCCTGCGGCAGCAGCGCGGGGAACGCCCGCTGGTAACCCCACTGCAGCGGGGAGCCGGCGGTGAGCACGCCGACGCGTTCGAGGTCCGCCGCCGGCAGGTCGGCCGCGAGCCGGGCGGCCGCCATGATCGTGAGCAGGCTGCCGAGGTTGTAGCCGGAGAGCACCACCCGCGTCCCCGGTTCGGCGAGGTGCTCGCGGGCCCGCGCGGCCAGCTCCGGGACGACCTTCAGCGCGTAGCACGGCGGGACGGTCGGGTGCGCCGCCCGCGGCCAGAAGCAGACGAGGTCGGCCAGCGCGCCGAGGTGCCGGCTGCGCTGCGGGGTCCGCGCGGCCGTGTAGACCACGCGCAGCAGGCCCGCGGCCAGCGCGCCGAGCGCGACCACGCCGATCGCGGACAGCGGCTTGAACCAGCCGGGGACCAGCCCGAACCCGAAGCGCAGCACCAGCAGCGCCGCACCGCCCGCGGACATCGCCGACGCCACCGCGAGCGCCAGGTGGTGCAGGTGCCGCCGTTCCCACGCCGAGCGCGCCCACGCCGCCGCGGCCTGGGCCTCCTGGCGCTCGTCGTGCTCCATCAGCTCGACGATCTCCGGGACGCCCCGCCGCAGCCGGCGCAGCGGGACGGCGACCGCGAAGCCCAGCACGGCGAGCACGACGGCCAGTGCGAGGCCGGCGCCCCAGAGCACCGTGACCAGCAAGTACGTGTCGGGCACCCGCAGCGGCTCCGCGCCGGACAGCCGCCGGAGTGCTTCGGCGAGACCGGCGCCGAACCCGCCGCCGAGCAGCCCGGCCAGCGCGAGCACCGGCGCGGCCGCCCAGCCGCCCAGCCACGGCCGCAGCCGGCGCGGCTTGTGCCGCCAGCCGGGCCGGGCCAGCAGCGCGGCCGGGACCAGGAACAGCGCGAACAGCACCACGACGGCGACCAGGGCCGCGCCGAGGCCTTCGACGACGCCGTTCGTGCCCGGCAGCGGGCCGGTGCCGGGCCGCAGCCGCACCGCGGCCACGACGACCAGCAGGCTCGCGAAGGCGAGCACGCCGGGCCGGGCGAACCGGCCGGTGTCGACGCCGATCGCGGCCGCGACCACGACCGCGAGCACCACGGCCAGCGTGATGATCCAGACGACCAGGTCGAACGTGGCGCCCGGCACGCGGAACGGACCGCCCAGCAGCAGCAGCGCGACCGACGCCAGCGCCGCGACGGTGTGCAGGCAGCGCAGCGCCGGCGTATCCGGGTCGGCGCGCATCCGCAGCGGGCCGCCGACGAGGTCGCCGTCGGCGTGCACCGCCCACGTCGCCGACGAGATCCGGTGCAGCACGAAGATCACCACGAGCAGCGGGACGACGCCGAGCGCGATCCGCGCCGGAACCGTGCGGAGCACGTCGGGGACCACGGGCAGGCAGCCCGAACCGGGCGCGAGGCACTGCGTGGCGAACAGGTCGAGCGCGATCGCCGCGAGCTGGCCCATCAGCAGCATGGTGAGCAGCAGGGCGCCGACGCGCAGCAGGCCGCGGCACACGCCGCCGAGGACGCGGGGGAGGCGGCGGTCCGGCGGGACCGGCGGCAGCATCCAGAAGGCGACGTTGGCCAGCGAGAACGGGAACAGCAGCGCCCAGGTGGCCTTGGCGGCGCCGCCGGACGTCATGCCGTGCCAGAGGTAGCCTTCGAGGGTCCGCGGGATCGTCCGGCCCAGTGCCGGCAGCACCGGCCCGGGCGCGGGCCGGCGCAGCCGGTCGGCCGGGCGGATCACCCGGCCCAGCCCGTCGCCGGCGACGTCGACGGTCGAGACCGCGTCGAGCAGCGTTTCCCCGCTGGTACCCACGAGGCCGGCGACGCGGATTTCGACGACACGGGTGTCCGGGCCGGGCATCGGCACGGTAAGGGTCTCCTAACCGCTCTAGGGAAGGTCGAGCGGACAACGGTAGTGTTCCGGTGTCATCGAGTCTTGGAGGAATCGCCACTATGCCCCCCGAAAGCGTTGCGAAGCGGCACGAGACCCGCAACGGCATCGAATTCGCCGTCGCCGATCTCGAGGCCGCCGAGTTCGGCCGCAAGGAGATCCGCCTCGCCGAGCACGAGATGCCGGGACTGATGGCGCTGCGGCGTGAATACGCGGAGGTCTACCCGCTGCGCGGGGCCCGCGTGTCGGGCTCGCTGCACATGACCGTGCAGACCGCGGTGCTGATCGAGACGCTGGTCGCGCTGGGTGCCGAGGTGCGCTGGGCCTCCTGCAACATCTTCTCGACCCAGGACCACGCGGCGGCCGCGATCGTCGTCGGCCCGCACGGCACGCCCGAGGAGCCCAAGGGCGTCCCGGTCTTCGCGTGGAAGGGCGAGTCGCTCGAGGAGTACTGGTGGTGCACCGAGCGCATGCTCACCTGGGACGGCGAGGGTCCCAACATGATCCTCGACGACGGCGGTGACGCCACCATGCTGGTGCACAAGGGCACCGAGTACGAGAAGTCCGGCGTCGTGCCGACCCCGGACGAGAACACCTCGGACGAGTTCCGCGTGTTCCTCGAGCTGCTGCGCGCTTCGGTCGCCGCCGACACGAACAAGTGGACGAAGATCGGCGAAGGCGTCCGCGGCGTCACCGAGGAGACCACGACCGGAGTGCTGCGGCTCTACCAGCTCGCGGCGGCCGGCGAGCTGCTGTTCCCGGCGATCAACGTCAACGACGCGGTGACGAAGTCGAAGTTCGACAACCGCTACGGCATCCGCCACTCCCTGATCGACGGCATCAACCGCGGCACCGACGTCCTGATCGGCGGCAAGGTCGCGGTCGTCTGCGGCTACGGCGACGTCGGCAAGGGCGCGGCGGAGTCCCTGCGCGGCCAGGGCGCCCGCGTGATCGTCACCGAGATCGACCCGATCTGCGCACTGCAGGCGGCGATGGACGGCTACCAGGTCCGCACGCTGGAGAACGCGCTCCCCGAGGCCGACATCGTCATCACGACGACCGGCAACAAGGACGTCGTGCTGGTCGAGCACATGGCGAAGATGAAGCACCAGGCGATCCTGGGCAACATCGGCCACTTCGACAACGAGCTCGACATGGCGGGGCTCGCCCGTTACCCGGGCATCCGGAAGATCAACATCAAGCCGCAGGTCGACGAGTGGATCTTCCCGAACGGCAACACGATCATCGTGCTGTCCGAGGGCCGGCTGCTCAACCTGGGCAACGCGACCGGGCACCCGTCGTTCGTGATGTCGAACAGCTTCTCCAACCAGGTGATCGCGCAGATCGAGCTGTTCACCAAGCACGAGGAGTACGACAAGGAGGTGTTCCGGCTGCCGAAGAAGCTCGACGAGAAGGTCGCGAAGATCCACCTCGACGCGCTGGGCGGTGAGCTGACGAAGCTCACGAAGGAGCAGGCCGAGTACATCGATGTGGATGTCGAGGGCCCGTTCAAGCCGGAGCACTACCGGTACTGAGTTTTCCGCGTTTTCGCTGGTGAGGGCCGCCCCGAAAGTGTTCGGGGCGGCCCTTTGTTTTGCGCTTTGAACAGTGATAGCACGATTGGGTGACGTGTTATCATGGGGTGGTGAAGCAGTTGATCACGAGGATCGACGACGAGCTGCACGCCCGGCTGAAGGCGCGAGCCGAAGCCGAAGGGCGCAGCATGAA is a genomic window of Amycolatopsis lexingtonensis containing:
- a CDS encoding cation diffusion facilitator family transporter, producing the protein MSAGGGTKAIIAALGANAGIAVAKFAGFLVTGSSSMLAESVHSLADTTNQGLLLLGQKTSKREADEEHPFGYGRDRYFYSFIVALMLFTLGSAFAIYEGIHKIGHPEPLDSPIVAVIILLVAICLEGYSFYTAIGESRKIKGDASWWGFIRQAKEPELPVVLLEDAGALLGLVFALAGVGLAVVTGDPVWDGVGTLAIGALLGVIAIILIVEMKSLLIGEGANAPVLAVIVDELAAGKVERVIHIRTQYLGPDELLVAAKLAMVPGLDTAELAAAIDDAEARVRAKVPVAKLIYLEPDLDRSLAK
- a CDS encoding amino acid permease, with translation MPGTGLWRTKSIEQSIADTDEPDTKLRRNLSAWDLTVFGVAVVIGAGIFTLTARTAGDYAGPSVSLAFVFAAIACALAALCYAEFASTVPVAGSAYTFSYATFGEFMAWIIGWDLILELAVGAAAVAKGWSVYLETVLGYLFGKGTTTTFVVGGVTVDWGALLVVAILTTLLALGTKLSSRVSMVITGIKVAVVLFVIILGIFYIKGANYTPYIPPGETGGSGQTGIDQSLFSLIAGGASSSFGVFGLLAGASLVFFAFIGFDIVATTAEETKNPQKAVPRGIMGSLAIVTVLYVAVSLVVVGMTNYKELATKAGDGSHKTLATAFSDNGVDWAANIISFGALAGLTTVVMVLMLGQVRIIFAMSRDGLMPRGLAKTGEHGTPKGATLIVGGLVALAAGFFPADKLEEMVNVGTLFAFVLVSAGVLILRRTRPDLPRAFKVPLMPVIPILAILACLWLMLNLTVLTWLRFIAWMVLGVVIYFAYSRRHSLLGKRQADGTGDPVKPA
- a CDS encoding LPXTG cell wall anchor domain-containing protein codes for the protein MRRRTFRGAVAVMALTTAALIGTAGSALACYPSDGRATPVPKNATTCADAKLPGKTLVRSDELPTDVIDFTGGVPDKDKSLTITGIAKGVTITAVVVKGGDGYNVYDAGKLGDLPWKDLISPKNGGRQIPTISHWFVCGTTKTTPPTETTAPTKPSTPATETTKPSAPASSETVAPTSTTAPAAVPAGNESGTGGGLANTGFDNSWLIWVAALLLVAGGGLLALLKFRRKASE
- the ahcY gene encoding adenosylhomocysteinase, translated to MPPESVAKRHETRNGIEFAVADLEAAEFGRKEIRLAEHEMPGLMALRREYAEVYPLRGARVSGSLHMTVQTAVLIETLVALGAEVRWASCNIFSTQDHAAAAIVVGPHGTPEEPKGVPVFAWKGESLEEYWWCTERMLTWDGEGPNMILDDGGDATMLVHKGTEYEKSGVVPTPDENTSDEFRVFLELLRASVAADTNKWTKIGEGVRGVTEETTTGVLRLYQLAAAGELLFPAINVNDAVTKSKFDNRYGIRHSLIDGINRGTDVLIGGKVAVVCGYGDVGKGAAESLRGQGARVIVTEIDPICALQAAMDGYQVRTLENALPEADIVITTTGNKDVVLVEHMAKMKHQAILGNIGHFDNELDMAGLARYPGIRKINIKPQVDEWIFPNGNTIIVLSEGRLLNLGNATGHPSFVMSNSFSNQVIAQIELFTKHEEYDKEVFRLPKKLDEKVAKIHLDALGGELTKLTKEQAEYIDVDVEGPFKPEHYRY